From the genome of bacterium, one region includes:
- the mreD gene encoding rod shape-determining protein MreD, whose translation MSPKLLITALSLLILQAGLGPLLTIGYARPSFLLPFAVFVGLTLGPLWGSVAGFLLGLAIDALGGLPLGMSALAMCIAGFFSAKLAADAPVRLWWPWTVMVLLFAFVLEVLRMLLLARANQLPFLGLLLWSGIPSALWTTALAVLWFLSPLHKSEGAAR comes from the coding sequence ATGAGCCCCAAACTGCTGATCACCGCGCTTAGTCTGTTGATACTACAAGCCGGCCTGGGGCCGCTGCTTACCATCGGTTACGCCAGACCGTCATTCTTGCTCCCGTTCGCGGTCTTCGTCGGTTTGACGCTCGGCCCGCTCTGGGGCAGCGTAGCAGGCTTCCTGCTCGGACTTGCGATTGACGCCCTCGGCGGCCTGCCGTTGGGAATGTCCGCACTCGCCATGTGCATCGCCGGCTTCTTCTCCGCTAAACTCGCTGCCGACGCGCCGGTCCGCCTGTGGTGGCCGTGGACCGTTATGGTTCTGCTCTTTGCCTTCGTGCTCGAAGTCCTGCGGATGCTTCTGCTCGCGCGAGCGAATCAACTGCCGTTCCTGGGCCTCTTGCTCTGGAGCGGAATCCCGTCGGCACTCTGGACCACCGCTCTGGCCGTACTGTGGTTCCTGTCGCCCTTGCATAAGAGTGAAGGCGCGGCGCGATGA